In Ferribacterium limneticum, a genomic segment contains:
- the hflX gene encoding GTPase HflX has translation MQTEVEQKLRIAVAAAVQLPNVSDMEFEASLTELRELAKTLGFKVIHTFVQKRTSFDTTGYLGVGKRQEIRAFVHGEPIFDEAGDEVLSLAESNLPEIEAILVDHEISPSQARNLEIEAGCEVMDRTMVILEIFHRNARSRAAKAQVEIARLGYMAPRLREAAKLAGPQGRQRSGVGGRGAGESHTELDKRKIRDRIAELQLEILAMEAERKTQRARRQERQSQASVALVGYTNAGKSTLMRALTGSEVLVANKLFATLDTTVRALYPESVPRVLVSDTVGFIKNLPHGLVASFKSTLDEALDASLLLHVIDASDPGFERQLEVTDKVLEEIGADVVPRLRIFNKIDHVGDAEAQAECEAALRAKYPDCVVMSARRPEEVAALRLKIIAFFQSDHIEAELFLPWSAQQLRKEIFASCEVLEERADNDGAFFKVRGASVVVEDLREQFAQI, from the coding sequence ATGCAGACGGAAGTAGAACAAAAGCTCAGGATCGCCGTTGCGGCGGCCGTACAACTGCCGAACGTGAGCGACATGGAGTTCGAGGCGTCGTTGACCGAGCTGCGCGAACTGGCTAAAACGCTGGGTTTCAAGGTCATCCATACCTTCGTGCAGAAGCGCACCAGCTTCGATACGACGGGTTATCTGGGCGTTGGCAAGCGGCAGGAAATACGCGCTTTCGTCCATGGCGAGCCGATTTTTGACGAAGCAGGCGATGAGGTGCTGTCGCTGGCCGAGTCGAATCTGCCGGAGATCGAAGCCATTCTCGTCGATCACGAGATTTCGCCGTCGCAGGCGCGCAATCTGGAAATCGAGGCCGGTTGCGAGGTCATGGACCGGACCATGGTCATCCTCGAAATTTTCCATCGCAACGCCCGCTCGCGGGCGGCCAAGGCGCAGGTGGAAATTGCCCGCCTCGGCTATATGGCGCCGCGCCTGCGCGAGGCGGCCAAGCTGGCCGGACCACAGGGTCGGCAACGGAGCGGTGTCGGCGGCCGGGGGGCTGGCGAGTCGCATACCGAACTCGATAAACGCAAGATCCGCGACCGCATCGCCGAACTGCAGCTCGAAATCCTCGCCATGGAGGCCGAGCGCAAGACGCAGCGCGCCCGGCGTCAGGAGCGCCAGAGCCAGGCATCTGTCGCGCTGGTTGGCTACACCAATGCCGGCAAGTCCACGCTGATGCGGGCGCTGACCGGCAGCGAAGTGCTGGTTGCCAACAAGCTGTTTGCGACGCTCGACACCACCGTCCGCGCCCTCTACCCGGAGAGCGTGCCGCGCGTGCTGGTCAGCGATACGGTCGGTTTCATCAAGAACCTGCCACACGGTCTGGTGGCGTCGTTCAAGTCAACGCTCGACGAGGCGCTTGATGCCTCGTTGTTGCTCCACGTCATCGACGCCAGCGACCCCGGTTTCGAACGTCAGCTCGAAGTGACCGACAAGGTGCTCGAAGAAATCGGCGCCGATGTCGTGCCGCGTCTGCGCATCTTCAACAAGATCGACCACGTTGGCGACGCCGAGGCACAGGCCGAGTGCGAAGCGGCTCTACGGGCCAAGTATCCCGATTGTGTCGTGATGAGCGCTCGCCGTCCGGAGGAAGTGGCCGCGCTACGCCTCAAGATCATCGCCTTTTTCCAGAGCGATCATATCGAGGCCGAGCTTTTCCTGCCTTGGTCGGCGCAGCAGCTGCGCAAGGAAATCTTCGCCAGCTGCGAGGTGCTGGAAGAGCGGGCCGACAACGATGGCGCCTTCTTCAAGGTTCGCGGCGCAAGCGTTGTTGTCGAGGATTTGCGCGAGCAGTTCGCACAGATCTGA
- a CDS encoding MFS transporter: MKTIVAGHIEAESRSMETTPSVRWALASLALSVLLSSLGTSIANVALPSLAEAFNASFQAVQWIVIAYLLAITTLIVSAGRLGDIVGRRRLLLIGVSLFTLASLLCSMAPTLWLLIAARALQGLGAAIMMALAMAFVGETVPKEKTGSAIGLLGTMSAIGTALGPSLGGALIAGLGWRAIFFINLPLGVLTLYLAHHYLPIDQRKAKTERAGFDTIGTLLLALTLAAYALAMTTGRGSFGQLNMALLSAAIIGAGLFMFAEARTTSPLIQMTMFRQLQLSASLATSALVSTVMMATLVVGPFYLSRSLGLDAAMVGLILSVGPAVAALTAAPAGRLADRLGTQRVTIVGLVGMATGTITLSILPTTFGISGYLAPIVVITASYAFFQTANNTAVMTDVSPEQRGAISGMLNLSRNLGLITGASVMGAVFAFGSSSSDIATASSDAVATGMQITFAVAAALVVVALAIATGANRRAFRNRLAAP, from the coding sequence GTGAAAACAATCGTTGCAGGACACATTGAAGCGGAGTCTCGAAGCATGGAAACAACGCCATCAGTGCGTTGGGCGCTGGCCAGCCTGGCGCTTTCAGTACTGCTGTCATCACTCGGTACGAGTATTGCCAATGTGGCTTTGCCGAGCCTGGCGGAGGCGTTCAATGCCTCCTTCCAGGCAGTTCAGTGGATCGTCATCGCCTATCTGCTCGCCATTACCACCCTTATCGTCAGCGCCGGACGGCTGGGCGACATCGTTGGTCGCAGAAGGCTGCTGTTGATCGGAGTTTCGTTGTTCACGCTGGCCTCGCTTCTGTGCAGCATGGCGCCAACCCTGTGGCTGCTGATTGCTGCGCGGGCGCTGCAAGGGCTTGGCGCAGCGATCATGATGGCCCTCGCTATGGCCTTCGTCGGCGAGACGGTGCCGAAGGAAAAAACAGGCAGTGCAATTGGCCTGCTGGGAACGATGTCGGCAATTGGCACCGCGCTTGGCCCATCTCTTGGTGGCGCCTTGATTGCCGGGCTTGGTTGGCGGGCAATATTTTTCATCAACCTGCCGCTGGGGGTGCTGACGCTTTATCTCGCTCATCATTACCTGCCCATTGATCAAAGGAAAGCGAAAACAGAGCGCGCCGGCTTCGACACGATCGGCACGCTGCTCCTGGCCCTGACGCTTGCCGCCTATGCGCTGGCGATGACGACCGGACGCGGCAGTTTCGGTCAGCTCAACATGGCGCTGCTTTCGGCTGCCATTATCGGTGCCGGTCTTTTTATGTTTGCCGAAGCGAGAACTACATCACCTTTGATTCAAATGACGATGTTTCGCCAGCTTCAACTGAGTGCGAGCCTGGCCACCAGTGCCCTCGTGTCGACCGTGATGATGGCGACGCTGGTGGTCGGACCGTTCTACCTCTCTCGTTCGCTCGGGCTTGACGCGGCAATGGTGGGGCTCATCCTGTCGGTCGGCCCGGCGGTAGCTGCACTGACCGCCGCGCCGGCCGGGCGCTTGGCAGACCGCCTGGGCACCCAACGCGTAACCATAGTCGGGCTCGTCGGCATGGCGACCGGCACCATCACGCTATCCATCTTGCCGACGACTTTCGGCATCTCCGGCTACCTCGCACCCATCGTCGTCATCACCGCCAGCTATGCGTTCTTCCAGACGGCCAACAACACGGCAGTAATGACTGATGTCAGTCCGGAGCAACGTGGCGCGATTTCCGGCATGCTTAACCTGTCGCGCAACCTAGGGCTTATCACCGGCGCATCCGTCATGGGCGCCGTCTTCGCATTCGGATCGTCTTCGAGCGATATTGCTACTGCGTCCTCCGATGCCGTTGCCACTGGCATGCAGATAACGTTCGCCGTCGCGGCAGCTCTGGTTGTCGTTGCCCTTGCCATCGCCACTGGCGCTAATCGTCGCGCATTCCGGAATCGACTCGCAGCTCCGTAA
- a CDS encoding LysR family transcriptional regulator, with translation MSRPDLNLLFTLDVLLAEGSVARAARRLRLSPSAMSRALARLRETTGDPLLVRAGRGLVPTPRAIELRERVGQLVQDGEAVLRPAEKLNLKQLARTFTLRTSEGFVENFGPELIARVGEEAPGVRLRFVQKPDKDSKPLRDGLVDLETGVVGQTTAPELRVQALFRDRFIGVVRMGHPLSQGEVTPARYAAGRHVYVSRQGVDKGPIDEALGAFGLERKIVTIVGGFSTALALARASDLIASVPERHTGNLRAGMHSFPIPVSTPEITVSLLWHPRQDADPAHRWLRNHIRDVCAALR, from the coding sequence ATGTCTCGACCCGATCTAAACCTGCTGTTCACCCTCGATGTCTTGCTCGCCGAAGGCAGCGTGGCACGCGCTGCCCGGCGGCTGCGGCTCAGCCCGTCGGCGATGAGCCGGGCGCTGGCGCGATTGCGCGAGACGACGGGCGATCCGTTGCTGGTCAGGGCCGGGCGCGGTCTCGTTCCGACGCCGCGCGCCATCGAACTGCGCGAGCGAGTTGGTCAACTGGTGCAGGATGGAGAGGCCGTTTTACGCCCGGCCGAAAAGCTCAATCTCAAACAGCTGGCGAGAACCTTCACACTGCGAACCAGCGAGGGTTTTGTCGAAAATTTCGGACCGGAGTTGATCGCCCGCGTCGGCGAGGAAGCACCCGGCGTGCGCCTGCGCTTCGTGCAGAAACCGGACAAGGACAGCAAGCCGCTGCGCGATGGGCTGGTCGATCTGGAAACCGGTGTTGTGGGGCAAACGACAGCGCCGGAACTACGTGTGCAGGCCTTGTTCCGGGACCGTTTTATTGGCGTCGTTCGCATGGGGCACCCGCTTAGCCAAGGGGAGGTCACGCCTGCCCGCTATGCGGCTGGACGGCATGTCTACGTCTCGCGTCAGGGTGTGGACAAGGGGCCGATTGATGAGGCTCTGGGCGCATTCGGGCTGGAACGCAAGATCGTCACCATCGTTGGCGGATTTTCGACAGCGCTGGCCCTGGCTCGGGCCTCGGACCTGATCGCCAGCGTTCCCGAACGACACACCGGAAACCTGCGCGCCGGCATGCATAGCTTCCCCATTCCGGTTTCCACGCCAGAGATCACCGTTTCATTGCTTTGGCACCCGAGACAGGATGCAGATCCTGCGCATCGATGGCTACGTAATCACATCAGAGATGTCTGTGCTGCGCTGAGATGA
- a CDS encoding YbbN family protein, with protein sequence MFSRLFFASLFSLCLAFPAWAQGEVDLYLFWSLRCPHCLEARPQVQALAAEQPWLRLHDHEITQSPENLERFFTMARQLGEEAQSVPTLIYCGRMEVGWDDRPEAQAALLARLEACRDGSGETAKPVASPPLNLPLIGEIDPASASLPLLTLLLAGLDAFNPCAFFVLLFLLSLLVHQHQRSRMLLIGGVFVAFSGLMYFAFMAAWLNLFLVVGSLPWVTAGAGLVALLIGAFNIKDFVAFKHGPSLSISKGRKADIFQRGRRILAAGSLPAMLAATVVLAIAANFYELLCTAGFPMVFTRLLTLREHGLGQHYLYLALYNVIYVLPLFVIVLAFVRSMGRRKLSERDGRLLKLLSGLMMAGLGAVLLVAPERLDQPAVALALPAVAVALTWLARRYGRF encoded by the coding sequence ATGTTCTCCCGCCTCTTTTTCGCCTCTCTGTTCAGCCTGTGCCTGGCCTTCCCGGCCTGGGCGCAGGGCGAGGTTGATCTTTACCTGTTCTGGTCCTTGCGCTGCCCGCACTGCCTCGAGGCGCGGCCGCAGGTGCAGGCGCTGGCGGCAGAGCAGCCGTGGCTACGCCTGCATGACCACGAAATCACCCAGTCGCCGGAAAACCTCGAACGCTTCTTCACCATGGCGCGCCAGCTTGGCGAAGAGGCGCAATCCGTTCCGACGCTGATTTACTGCGGCCGCATGGAAGTCGGCTGGGATGACCGCCCGGAGGCCCAAGCGGCCCTGCTCGCCCGACTGGAAGCCTGCCGCGACGGTAGCGGCGAGACTGCGAAGCCGGTCGCCAGCCCGCCACTGAACCTGCCGCTGATTGGCGAAATCGACCCTGCGTCAGCCTCGCTCCCGTTATTGACCCTGCTGCTCGCCGGGCTCGATGCCTTCAATCCCTGCGCCTTTTTCGTGCTGCTCTTTTTGCTCTCGCTGCTCGTCCATCAGCATCAGCGCAGCCGGATGCTGCTTATCGGCGGCGTCTTCGTCGCCTTTTCCGGGCTGATGTATTTCGCCTTCATGGCGGCCTGGCTCAATCTGTTTCTCGTCGTCGGCAGCCTGCCCTGGGTCACCGCCGGCGCCGGGCTGGTTGCCTTGTTGATCGGGGCGTTCAACATCAAGGATTTCGTCGCTTTCAAGCACGGGCCTTCGTTGTCGATTTCGAAAGGACGCAAGGCCGATATTTTTCAGCGCGGCCGGCGCATCCTGGCTGCCGGCAGCCTGCCGGCCATGCTGGCGGCGACCGTCGTGCTGGCCATTGCCGCCAATTTCTACGAACTGCTGTGCACGGCCGGCTTCCCGATGGTTTTCACGCGCCTGCTCACCCTGCGCGAGCATGGCCTCGGCCAGCACTACCTGTACTTGGCGCTCTACAACGTGATTTACGTTTTGCCGCTGTTCGTCATCGTGCTCGCCTTCGTCCGCTCGATGGGCAGGCGCAAGCTCAGCGAACGCGATGGCCGACTGCTCAAATTACTCTCCGGGCTCATGATGGCCGGCCTCGGCGCCGTCCTGCTAGTGGCGCCGGAACGACTCGACCAGCCGGCGGTGGCGCTGGCCTTGCCGGCCGTGGCCGTGGCGCTGACCTGGCTAGCCAGGCGCTACGGTCGATTTTGA
- a CDS encoding ABC transporter ATP-binding protein has product MADPVTTTPVLQLSGIRKSYGSGETESEILHGIDLRLERGEFAALIGPSGSGKSTLLNLIGLLDRPSGGQLFIDGQETGQLDDTGLTRLRGQRIGFVFQHHHLIPAFTALENVAMPLLVARGRPDAEMFEQAGRLLDQVGLAERKQNLANQLSGGQQQRVAIARALAMSPSLVLADEPTGNLDTHSADDVFALLREVNTRLNTTFLIVTHDRRLAARCDRIIEMVDGDIVADDRVHDKLPA; this is encoded by the coding sequence GTGGCTGATCCCGTGACGACAACGCCCGTTCTTCAGCTCAGCGGCATCCGCAAATCCTACGGCAGCGGCGAAACGGAAAGCGAAATTCTGCACGGCATCGACCTGCGCCTCGAACGCGGCGAATTTGCTGCCCTGATCGGCCCCTCCGGTTCCGGCAAAAGTACCCTGCTCAACCTCATCGGCCTGCTCGACCGGCCAAGCGGCGGCCAGCTTTTCATCGACGGCCAGGAAACCGGCCAGCTCGACGACACCGGCCTGACCCGCCTGCGCGGCCAGCGCATCGGCTTCGTCTTCCAGCACCACCACCTGATTCCCGCCTTCACGGCGCTGGAAAACGTAGCCATGCCGCTGCTCGTCGCCCGCGGCCGCCCCGACGCCGAGATGTTCGAGCAGGCCGGCCGACTGCTCGACCAGGTCGGCCTCGCCGAGCGCAAGCAGAACCTCGCCAACCAGCTCTCCGGCGGCCAGCAACAGCGCGTCGCCATCGCCCGCGCCCTGGCCATGAGCCCCTCGCTGGTGCTCGCCGACGAACCGACCGGCAACCTCGACACTCACTCTGCCGACGACGTCTTCGCCCTGCTCCGCGAGGTCAATACCCGGCTCAACACCACCTTCCTGATCGTCACCCACGACCGCCGCCTCGCCGCCCGCTGCGACCGGATCATTGAAATGGTGGACGGCGACATCGTCGCCGACGACCGGGTTCACGATAAATTACCAGCCTGA
- a CDS encoding metalloregulator ArsR/SmtB family transcription factor, giving the protein MKPTITKSYLYEHVARIGKAISSPKRLELIELLAQGEKTVETLAEQARIDMRLASAHLRALREARLVETRREGKFIHYRLSGPDVAQLWVNVREVAEEHLVELRVALDQMAASPDALSSESRESLLTKARSGDIVVIDVRPEAEYVAGHLPFARSLPLAELEKRLADLPTGKEIVAYCRGPFCLMSDEAVKLLRQRGYTAHKITDGVSEWRAGGQPIEN; this is encoded by the coding sequence ATGAAACCAACCATTACCAAGTCCTACCTTTACGAACACGTTGCCCGCATCGGCAAGGCGATTTCCAGCCCGAAGCGCCTGGAACTCATCGAACTGCTCGCCCAAGGGGAGAAGACCGTCGAAACCCTGGCCGAACAGGCCCGCATCGACATGCGTCTGGCCAGCGCTCATTTGCGCGCACTCCGCGAAGCCCGTCTGGTCGAAACCCGCCGCGAGGGCAAGTTCATTCACTACCGCTTGAGCGGCCCGGATGTCGCCCAGTTGTGGGTCAATGTAAGGGAAGTGGCCGAGGAGCACCTCGTTGAACTGCGGGTAGCGCTCGACCAGATGGCGGCATCTCCTGACGCCCTGTCGTCAGAAAGCCGTGAGAGCTTGCTGACCAAAGCGCGTAGCGGCGACATCGTGGTCATCGACGTTCGCCCTGAAGCGGAATACGTCGCCGGTCATCTGCCGTTCGCCCGTTCGCTCCCCCTCGCGGAATTGGAGAAGCGACTGGCAGACCTGCCGACCGGCAAGGAAATCGTTGCCTACTGCCGTGGCCCCTTCTGCCTGATGTCCGACGAAGCCGTGAAGCTGCTGCGCCAGCGCGGCTACACCGCCCACAAGATTACCGATGGCGTCAGCGAATGGCGTGCTGGCGGGCAACCCATCGAGAACTGA
- a CDS encoding branched-chain amino acid ABC transporter permease, with protein sequence MNAPVSFAESKLPLLLGVLFVIGLIAPFAVYPTFLMKILCYALFACAFNLLLGFAGLLSFGHAAFLGTAGYVCGMMVRDVGVTPEVGILAGTVAAGLLGWLFGSLAIKRTGIYFAMITLALAQMVFFLAIQIKETGGEDGLQGVPRGHLFGLLDLSDNIAMYYLVFAIFCFGFFIIYRTIHSPFGQILKAIRENEPRAISLGYDVAKFKLIAFIISAALAGMAGATKTLVFQLASLSDVHWHASGEVVLMTLLGGLGTILGPIVGAATIVALQTQLADSVGSWVTVIMGVIFVICVLSFRRGIVGELQALIKRSGVN encoded by the coding sequence ATGAATGCGCCGGTCTCGTTTGCCGAATCGAAGTTGCCGCTGCTCCTCGGCGTGCTGTTCGTCATCGGCCTGATCGCACCTTTTGCGGTCTACCCCACTTTTCTGATGAAAATCCTCTGCTACGCGCTGTTCGCCTGCGCCTTCAACCTGCTGCTCGGCTTTGCCGGCCTGCTTTCCTTCGGGCACGCCGCTTTCCTCGGCACGGCTGGTTACGTCTGCGGCATGATGGTGCGCGATGTCGGCGTCACGCCGGAAGTCGGCATCCTTGCCGGTACCGTGGCGGCCGGGCTGCTCGGCTGGCTGTTCGGCTCGCTGGCCATCAAGCGCACCGGCATCTACTTCGCGATGATTACCCTGGCCCTGGCCCAGATGGTTTTCTTCCTCGCCATCCAGATCAAGGAAACCGGCGGCGAGGACGGCCTGCAGGGCGTGCCGCGCGGCCACCTGTTCGGCCTGCTCGATCTTTCCGACAACATCGCCATGTATTACCTGGTCTTTGCCATCTTCTGTTTCGGCTTCTTCATCATCTACCGCACCATCCATTCGCCCTTCGGCCAGATTCTCAAGGCCATCCGCGAGAACGAGCCGCGCGCCATTTCGCTCGGCTACGACGTCGCCAAATTCAAGCTGATCGCCTTCATCATTTCGGCCGCCCTGGCCGGCATGGCCGGCGCGACCAAAACCCTGGTCTTCCAGCTTGCCTCGCTGAGCGATGTGCACTGGCATGCCTCGGGCGAAGTCGTGCTGATGACCCTGCTCGGCGGCCTCGGCACCATCCTCGGCCCGATCGTCGGCGCCGCCACCATCGTCGCCCTGCAGACTCAGCTCGCCGATTCTGTCGGCTCCTGGGTGACGGTGATCATGGGCGTGATTTTCGTGATCTGCGTACTCAGCTTCCGGCGCGGTATCGTTGGCGAACTGCAGGCACTGATCAAGCGTTCAGGCGTCAATTGA
- a CDS encoding ABC transporter permease: MKSWMPFEWIAAIRFLREGRMQSLLIIVGVGVGVAVIVFMSALLSGLQGNLVKRTLSSQAHIVLLPPEEIARPQSPAAGIALRLQKQAQRLRSIDQWQQIQARLEVLPNIAAISPIASGPAFVVRGDANKAITLLGIDPVRYSGVIALPERMVAGQLRVGAGEAVIGIELAKDLGADIGDKIRVTTAGDATETFTVTGLFDLGNKGVNARNVYVSLRSAQSLLDLVGGVSSIDISLHDIDEAERLAGKIAAETGLTADSWIKTNAQFVTALTSQRVSSNVIRFFIGLSVAFGIASVLVVSVIQRAREIGILRAMGASQGQMLRIFLLQGGIVGFFGSLLGSGLAWTFLMLWRLMARNADGTPMFMIGVDPWLVAIAAGGASLVGILAALLPARRAARLDPVVAIRG; the protein is encoded by the coding sequence ATGAAATCCTGGATGCCTTTCGAGTGGATCGCCGCCATCCGCTTCCTGCGTGAGGGGCGCATGCAGTCGCTGCTGATCATCGTCGGCGTCGGCGTTGGCGTCGCTGTCATCGTCTTCATGTCGGCCCTGCTTTCCGGTTTGCAGGGCAATCTGGTCAAACGCACGCTCAGTTCGCAGGCCCACATCGTCCTCCTGCCGCCCGAGGAAATCGCCCGGCCGCAATCGCCGGCGGCGGGCATTGCGCTCCGCCTGCAAAAACAGGCCCAGCGCCTGCGCTCGATCGACCAGTGGCAGCAGATTCAGGCCCGGCTGGAAGTCTTGCCGAACATCGCCGCCATCTCGCCGATAGCTTCCGGCCCGGCCTTCGTCGTGCGCGGCGACGCCAACAAGGCGATCACCCTGCTTGGCATCGACCCGGTGCGCTACAGCGGCGTCATCGCCCTGCCTGAACGCATGGTCGCCGGCCAGTTGCGCGTCGGCGCCGGCGAGGCGGTGATCGGCATCGAGCTAGCCAAGGATCTCGGCGCCGACATCGGCGACAAGATCCGCGTCACGACCGCCGGCGACGCCACCGAAACCTTCACCGTCACCGGCCTCTTCGACCTTGGCAACAAGGGCGTCAATGCCCGCAACGTCTATGTCAGCCTGCGCTCGGCGCAAAGCCTGCTCGATCTGGTCGGCGGCGTGTCGAGCATCGACATTTCGCTGCACGACATCGACGAGGCCGAACGGCTGGCCGGCAAAATTGCCGCCGAAACCGGGTTGACCGCCGACAGCTGGATCAAGACCAACGCCCAGTTCGTCACGGCGCTGACCTCGCAGCGCGTGTCGAGCAACGTCATCCGCTTCTTCATCGGCCTCTCGGTCGCCTTCGGCATTGCCAGCGTGCTCGTCGTTTCGGTCATCCAGCGCGCCCGCGAAATCGGCATCCTGCGCGCCATGGGCGCCTCGCAGGGGCAGATGCTGCGCATTTTCCTGCTGCAGGGCGGCATTGTCGGTTTCTTCGGTTCCCTGCTCGGCTCCGGCCTGGCCTGGACTTTCCTGATGCTCTGGCGGCTCATGGCGCGCAACGCGGACGGCACGCCGATGTTCATGATCGGCGTCGATCCGTGGCTGGTCGCCATCGCCGCCGGCGGCGCCAGCCTGGTCGGCATCCTCGCCGCCCTGCTGCCGGCCCGCCGGGCGGCGCGCCTTGATCCGGTGGTGGCAATCCGTGGCTGA
- a CDS encoding arsenic resistance protein has protein sequence MFKFLSFVSKNLILAIPVMMVLGFGFGLLAPTGWLKSLIVPLTFLMVYPMMVTLKLTKVLEGGDSKAQLLAQLINFGIIPFVAFGLGQYFFPAQPYYAMGLLLAALLPTSGMTISWTGFAGGNLGAAVKMTVLGLILGSLATPFYVQWLMGAAVPVDLWAVFSQIVFIVFLPMVAGHFTQSYLLKKHGQKAFQAEWGPKFPPFSTLGVLGIVFVAMALKAQQLAAQPAELLLLVGPLLALYGVNYLLSTLVAKAMLPRGDAIALVYGTVMRNLSIALALAMNAFGSAASDAALVITLAYIIQVQSAAWYVKLTDALFGKKPVQG, from the coding sequence GTGTTCAAGTTTTTGTCCTTTGTTTCAAAGAATCTGATCCTCGCCATTCCGGTCATGATGGTGCTTGGTTTCGGCTTTGGCCTGCTGGCGCCGACCGGCTGGCTCAAGTCGCTGATCGTGCCGCTGACCTTCCTGATGGTCTATCCGATGATGGTCACGCTCAAGCTGACCAAGGTGCTCGAAGGTGGCGACAGCAAGGCGCAACTGCTCGCCCAGCTGATCAATTTCGGCATCATCCCCTTTGTTGCCTTCGGCCTTGGCCAGTATTTCTTCCCGGCTCAGCCCTATTACGCCATGGGCCTGCTGCTTGCCGCACTGCTGCCAACCTCGGGCATGACCATTTCGTGGACCGGTTTTGCCGGCGGCAACCTCGGCGCAGCCGTCAAGATGACCGTGCTTGGCCTGATCCTCGGCTCGCTGGCCACCCCGTTCTACGTTCAGTGGCTGATGGGCGCGGCGGTGCCGGTCGATCTGTGGGCAGTGTTTTCGCAGATCGTCTTCATCGTTTTCCTGCCCATGGTGGCCGGCCATTTCACCCAAAGCTACCTGCTCAAGAAGCACGGCCAGAAGGCTTTCCAGGCCGAATGGGGGCCGAAGTTCCCGCCCTTCTCGACCCTCGGCGTGCTCGGCATCGTCTTCGTCGCCATGGCCCTCAAAGCCCAGCAACTCGCTGCCCAGCCGGCCGAACTGCTGCTACTTGTTGGCCCGCTACTCGCCCTCTACGGCGTCAATTACCTGCTCAGCACCCTCGTCGCCAAGGCCATGCTGCCGCGCGGCGACGCCATCGCGCTGGTCTACGGCACGGTCATGCGCAACCTGTCGATCGCCCTGGCCCTAGCCATGAACGCCTTCGGCAGCGCCGCCTCCGACGCCGCCCTGGTCATCACGCTGGCCTACATCATCCAGGTCCAGTCGGCGGCCTGGTACGTCAAGCTGACCGATGCGCTGTTCGGGAAAAAGCCGGTTCAGGGCTGA
- a CDS encoding efflux RND transporter periplasmic adaptor subunit — translation MTSLLRSRRSLLVIAGIAIVALLVTGYAGWGGERVVVAVAERGELRQAVVASGRVRTPQRIEVAAQISARVVAVKVREGDAVTAGQTMIQLDDTEWRASAAQARASLAQAEAKQRQLDRLGRPVAEQSVQQAEANALQAKRHFERVGELVAKGFYSTAQLDDARRNAQVADSQWQAAKLQLVSNQPGGSEAQVVRSNVEQARAALAVAEARLTYATLTAPGAGRVLTRSVEAGDMVQPGKVLLTVAPQGDTELTAQIDEKNLALLQLGQTALASADAYPGEHFKAEVTYIAPAVDAQRGSVEIRLRVAEPPAYLKHEMTVSIDIASAHRADTLIVPADVIRDQASGQPWVMVVRDGVTQRQPVKLGIRGAGRVEILDGVVAGEALAAASQNLAEGRKVATVNRK, via the coding sequence ATGACCAGCCTCCTCCGTTCCCGCCGCAGCCTGCTCGTCATAGCGGGCATTGCCATCGTGGCCTTGCTTGTCACCGGCTATGCCGGCTGGGGTGGCGAGCGCGTCGTGGTGGCCGTGGCCGAACGCGGCGAGTTGCGCCAGGCGGTGGTGGCCAGCGGCCGGGTGCGGACCCCGCAGCGCATCGAGGTGGCAGCGCAGATCAGCGCCCGCGTCGTCGCCGTCAAGGTGCGCGAAGGCGATGCCGTGACGGCTGGCCAGACGATGATCCAGCTCGACGACACCGAATGGCGGGCGAGCGCCGCCCAGGCCCGGGCCAGCCTGGCGCAGGCCGAAGCCAAACAGCGCCAGCTCGACCGCCTCGGCCGGCCGGTGGCCGAGCAAAGCGTGCAGCAGGCGGAAGCCAATGCCCTGCAGGCGAAGCGCCATTTCGAGCGGGTCGGCGAACTGGTCGCCAAGGGTTTCTACAGCACCGCCCAGCTCGACGATGCCCGGCGTAACGCGCAGGTCGCCGACAGCCAGTGGCAGGCGGCCAAATTGCAGCTGGTCAGCAACCAGCCGGGCGGCAGCGAGGCGCAGGTCGTGCGCAGCAATGTCGAACAGGCGCGCGCCGCGCTGGCCGTAGCCGAAGCGCGGCTGACCTACGCCACGCTGACGGCGCCGGGGGCCGGCCGGGTGCTGACGCGTAGCGTGGAAGCCGGCGACATGGTGCAGCCGGGCAAGGTTTTGCTGACGGTGGCGCCGCAGGGCGACACCGAACTGACGGCGCAGATCGACGAGAAAAACCTCGCCCTGCTCCAGCTTGGCCAGACGGCGCTGGCCTCGGCCGATGCCTATCCGGGCGAACACTTCAAGGCCGAGGTCACCTACATCGCCCCGGCCGTCGATGCCCAGCGCGGCTCGGTCGAAATCCGCCTGCGCGTTGCCGAACCGCCGGCTTATCTAAAACACGAAATGACCGTTTCCATCGATATCGCCTCGGCCCACCGCGCCGACACGCTGATCGTGCCGGCCGATGTCATCCGTGACCAGGCGTCCGGCCAGCCGTGGGTCATGGTGGTGCGCGATGGCGTGACGCAGCGCCAGCCGGTCAAGCTCGGCATCCGCGGTGCCGGTCGGGTGGAAATCCTCGATGGCGTCGTTGCCGGGGAAGCCTTGGCCGCGGCCAGCCAGAATCTGGCCGAGGGCCGCAAGGTTGCTACGGTCAACCGGAAATAA